A genomic window from Vitis riparia cultivar Riparia Gloire de Montpellier isolate 1030 chromosome 18, EGFV_Vit.rip_1.0, whole genome shotgun sequence includes:
- the LOC117906026 gene encoding flavonol synthase/flavanone 3-hydroxylase-like, whose protein sequence is MELETVQAIAFSSMSAGTIPPEFIRSEKEQPAITTFHGYIPQVPTIDLSDPDEEKLTRLIVEASSEWGMFQIVNHGIPSDVISNLQKVGKEFFELPQEEKELYAKPPDSKSIQGYGSKLQKEVEGKKAWVDHLFHNIWPPSAIDYQFWPKKPPTYRAANEEYAKWLQGVADKLFGRLSLGLGLGEGTLKESVGGDELLYLLKINYYPPCPRPDLALGVVAHTDMSAITILIPNEVQGLQVFRDDRWFDVKYISNALVIHVGDQLEILSNGKYKAVLHRTTVNKEKTRMSWPVFLEPPSDQVVGPLPQLVNEENPARYKTKKYSDYVYCKLNKIPQ, encoded by the exons ATGGAATTAGAGACAGTCCAAGCCATTGCCTTTTCGTCCATGTCCGCGGGCACCATCCCTCCCGAGTTCATAAGGTCTGAGAAAGAGCAACCTGCTATCACAACCTTTCATGGGTATATCCCGCAAGTCCCCACCATTGATCTCAGTGACCCAGATGAGGAGAAGCTCACGCGTTTGATTGTCGAGGCCAGCAGCGAGTGGGGGATGTTCCAGATTGTGAACCATGGCATTCCCAGTGACGTTATCAGCAACTTGCAGAAAGTTGGCAAGGAGTTCTTTGAGCTCCCACAAGAGGAGAAGGAACTTTATGCTAAGCCTCCTGACTCCAAGTCTATTCAAGGCTATGGAAGCAAGCTTCAAAAAGAAGTGGAGGGCAAGAAAGCTTGGGTCGATCACCTCTTCCATAACATCTGGCCTCCTTCTGCCATTGACTATCAGTTCTGGCCTAAAAAACCACCTACTTACAG AGCTGCGAACGAGGAGTATGCAAAGTGGCTGCAAGGGGTGGCAGACAAGCTGTTCGGTCGTCTGTCACTGGGGTTAGGTCTGGGAGAGGGTACGTTGAAGGAAAGCGTCGGAGGGGATGAATTGTTGTAtcttctgaaaataaattattaccCACCATGTCCTCGTCCAGACCTGGCTCTTGGGGTGGTTGCCCATACTGATATGTCCGCCATTACCATTCTTATCCCAAATGAAGTTCAGGGCCTGCAGGTTTTTAGAGACGATCGTTGGTTTGATGTCAAGTATATATCCAACGCTCTTGTCATTCATGTCGGTGACCAGTTGGAG ATCTTGAGCAACGGAAAATACAAGGCGGTGCTTCACAGGACGACCGTGAACAAGGAGAAGACGAGGATGTCATGGCCGGTGTTCTTGGAGCCACCGTCTGATCAGGTGGTAGGGCCTCTTCCTCAGCTTGTCAACGAAGAGAATCCTGCTAGGTACAAGACCAAGAAATACAGTGATTATGTGTACTGTAAGCTGAACAAGATTCCACAGTAG